One genomic segment of Arcobacter lacus includes these proteins:
- a CDS encoding 3'-5' exonuclease: MKSLKKKYILKPKTTFLDILKRLLKEPIAYDEFLNLLEISADRFYDNSNLEFELLLINGLPLDIKDDFVFLKTTQTLISEQTFCFVDIETNGGTPKKGFQIIELGAVKYKNGEVLDSFNSLVFAKEIPPYIQEVTKITPSMLETAPRIEKVLKDFKEFLGDDVFIAHDIKFDYNFISDSFEKYSLGKLLNRKLCTIDLAKRTIKSEKYGLSSLKELLNIDIENHHRAYYDALTTQIVFEKCLKNIDTNKIKTVEDLINFSKSDNIIKNEIKR; this comes from the coding sequence ATGAAATCTCTTAAAAAAAAATATATACTAAAACCAAAAACTACTTTTTTAGATATTTTAAAAAGATTATTAAAAGAGCCAATAGCTTATGATGAATTTTTAAATCTTCTTGAAATCTCAGCTGATAGATTCTATGATAATAGTAATTTGGAGTTTGAACTTTTACTAATAAATGGTTTACCTCTTGATATAAAAGATGATTTTGTATTTTTAAAAACTACACAAACTTTAATTTCTGAACAAACTTTTTGTTTTGTTGATATAGAAACAAATGGTGGTACTCCAAAAAAAGGTTTCCAAATTATAGAATTAGGAGCTGTAAAATACAAAAATGGTGAAGTTTTAGATAGCTTTAACTCTTTAGTTTTTGCAAAAGAGATTCCTCCATATATTCAAGAAGTTACAAAAATAACTCCTTCTATGTTAGAAACTGCTCCTAGAATAGAAAAAGTTTTAAAAGATTTCAAAGAGTTTTTAGGTGATGATGTTTTTATAGCACATGATATAAAGTTTGATTACAACTTTATTTCAGACTCTTTTGAAAAATATAGTTTAGGAAAACTTTTAAATAGAAAACTTTGTACTATTGATTTGGCAAAAAGAACAATTAAATCAGAAAAATATGGCTTGAGTTCTCTAAAAGAACTTTTAAATATCGATATAGAAAACCATCATAGAGCATATTATGATGCTTTAACAACACAAATAGTTTTTGAAAAATGTTTAAAAAATATAGATACAAATAAAATAAAAACAGTGGAAGATTTAATAAATTTTTCTAAAAGTGATAATATTATAAAAAATGAAATTAAAAGATAG
- the rpe gene encoding ribulose-phosphate 3-epimerase → MLVAPSILSADFGNLANEIKAICDAGCDLVHVDVMDGHFVPNMTIGPVVVEPVAKVASKPLDIHLMVENNTFFVDLFAPCKPLYISFHIESEKHPHRLIQKIRSYGIKPAIVLNPHSRPQEIEYLLEDLDMVLLMSVNPGFGGQKFIPSVVEKAKELKELINKRNPNCLIEVDGGVNDKNIEILKNAGVDIVVAGSYVFGSDDYEKAIKSLKI, encoded by the coding sequence ATGCTTGTTGCACCTTCGATATTGTCAGCTGATTTTGGAAATTTAGCAAATGAAATAAAAGCTATTTGTGATGCTGGTTGTGATTTAGTTCATGTTGATGTAATGGATGGACATTTTGTTCCAAATATGACTATTGGTCCAGTTGTTGTTGAACCAGTTGCAAAAGTAGCCTCTAAACCTCTTGATATTCACTTAATGGTTGAAAACAATACATTTTTTGTAGATTTATTTGCTCCATGTAAACCTCTTTATATATCTTTTCATATTGAAAGTGAAAAACATCCTCATAGACTTATTCAAAAGATTAGAAGTTATGGAATAAAACCTGCAATAGTTTTAAATCCACACTCAAGACCGCAAGAGATTGAATATTTACTTGAAGATTTAGATATGGTTTTATTAATGTCAGTTAATCCAGGATTTGGTGGACAAAAATTTATCCCAAGCGTAGTTGAAAAAGCTAAAGAATTAAAAGAGCTTATAAATAAAAGAAACCCTAACTGTTTGATAGAAGTTGATGGTGGAGTAAATGATAAAAATATAGAAATACTAAAAAATGCTGGTGTTGATATAGTTGTTGCAGGAAGTTATGTATTTGGAAGCGATGATTATGAAAAAGCTATAAAGAGCTTAAAAATATGA
- a CDS encoding c-type cytochrome, with translation MRILIFLSIFLFSNAFSEDELLDINNSFITKYEYGKMLFNNPRGIGCSKCHGDDARGRRIVDFKQEHDKQMFNCTLIAPDIKYVDYETFSKKVNSKKNENLKFPKEQVCDKLIYYANVMPTYFLVEEEIEAIYYYIQNMK, from the coding sequence ATGAGAATTTTAATTTTTTTATCTATTTTTCTTTTTTCAAATGCTTTTAGTGAAGATGAATTACTAGACATAAATAACTCATTTATTACAAAATATGAATATGGAAAAATGCTTTTTAATAATCCAAGAGGAATTGGTTGTAGTAAATGTCATGGAGATGATGCAAGAGGAAGAAGAATTGTAGATTTCAAACAAGAACATGATAAACAGATGTTTAATTGTACTTTAATTGCTCCAGATATAAAGTATGTTGATTATGAAACTTTTTCAAAAAAAGTAAACTCAAAAAAGAATGAAAATTTAAAATTCCCTAAAGAACAAGTTTGTGATAAATTAATATATTATGCAAATGTTATGCCAACATATTTTTTGGTTGAAGAAGAAATAGAAGCTATTTATTATTATATTCAGAATATGAAATAA
- a CDS encoding beta-carotene 15,15'-monooxygenase, producing the protein MSGKNHNQIDLKEAKNIIIDSLKYLFVVAIICTIIPVILRFDIKFFGNFNQENSLIEYFQLIFLFSTIVIFVRLSKKRPDLKYASMLIAAFYLVLFIRENDDIFDLVYHGFWAPWAGFVALIAIIYTFKDWKKGVLELATYLKIPDMKLMIFSVMFLVVFSRLFGMGSFWKHVMKDNYVYEVKAMIEEGTELLAYGLILYSAYLIYKYLVKEKI; encoded by the coding sequence ATGTCAGGTAAGAATCATAATCAAATTGATTTAAAAGAAGCAAAAAATATAATTATAGATAGTTTAAAATACCTTTTTGTTGTTGCAATTATTTGTACAATCATTCCTGTAATTTTAAGATTTGATATTAAATTCTTTGGGAATTTTAATCAAGAAAATTCATTAATAGAATATTTTCAATTAATCTTTTTATTTTCAACAATAGTTATTTTTGTTCGTTTATCAAAAAAACGACCCGATTTAAAATATGCTAGTATGTTAATAGCAGCTTTTTATCTTGTACTTTTTATTAGAGAAAATGATGATATTTTTGATCTTGTTTACCATGGTTTTTGGGCCCCTTGGGCAGGTTTTGTTGCTTTAATTGCAATAATTTATACATTTAAAGATTGGAAAAAAGGTGTTTTAGAATTAGCAACTTATTTAAAAATTCCAGATATGAAACTAATGATATTTTCAGTTATGTTTTTAGTTGTTTTTTCAAGATTATTTGGAATGGGAAGTTTTTGGAAACATGTTATGAAAGATAACTATGTATATGAAGTAAAAGCAATGATTGAAGAAGGAACAGAACTTTTAGCTTATGGTTTAATACTTTACTCAGCTTATTTAATTTACAAATATCTTGTAAAGGAAAAGATTTAG
- a CDS encoding 2-oxoacid:acceptor oxidoreductase family protein: MSANNRTLMRFTGVGGQGVLLAGAIFAAAKINNGGYGLKTATYTSQVRGGPTVVDITLQDDEILYPYANDGEIDFMLSVAQISYDQFKKGVKDGATIVIEPNLVKPTQEDKKRWNIVEIPIITIAKDEVGNVITQSVLALSIANYFTGETIPNEVLRQTMLSKVPEKLHETNNKAFDLGLKYAKEADEAKKKSA; this comes from the coding sequence ATGTCAGCAAATAATAGAACATTGATGAGATTTACAGGTGTTGGTGGGCAAGGAGTACTTCTTGCGGGAGCAATTTTTGCTGCTGCAAAAATCAATAATGGTGGTTATGGGTTAAAAACAGCAACTTATACATCTCAAGTAAGAGGTGGACCAACAGTTGTTGATATTACTTTACAAGATGATGAAATTTTGTATCCTTATGCAAATGATGGTGAAATTGATTTTATGTTATCTGTTGCTCAAATTTCTTATGATCAATTTAAAAAAGGTGTAAAAGATGGAGCAACAATTGTAATTGAACCAAATTTAGTAAAACCTACGCAAGAAGATAAAAAAAGATGGAATATTGTTGAAATTCCAATTATTACTATTGCAAAAGATGAAGTTGGAAATGTAATTACTCAATCAGTTTTAGCTTTATCAATAGCAAACTATTTTACAGGTGAAACAATTCCAAATGAAGTTTTAAGACAAACAATGCTTTCAAAAGTTCCAGAAAAATTGCATGAAACAAATAACAAAGCTTTTGATTTGGGTTTAAAATACGCTAAAGAAGCTGACGAAGCAAAGAAAAAATCTGCATAA
- a CDS encoding Rossmann-fold NAD(P)-binding domain-containing protein, whose amino-acid sequence MKLTILGAGWLGFELAKSLKNEYKIVVSSRSEEKLKIYEDEGFSSYILNEQNFDYIEELLNTDFLFINFPPSKFENYLSFLEKIYSSKNISNIKKIIFISSTSIYPNINGVFTEISEINNPSSQIVFEAENLIKEKSDIIFRVSGLVGDNRYFGKRSANKEVEFPLTPINFVHREDVIKATKFVLENNISGIFNLCSNEHPTKKEIYSFNAKKHGFKMPIFNSNQTFLNRIIDGSKIEKLGFVYKYKSPYF is encoded by the coding sequence ATGAAACTTACTATTTTAGGTGCAGGTTGGTTAGGCTTTGAATTAGCAAAAAGCTTAAAAAATGAGTATAAAATAGTAGTTTCATCAAGAAGTGAAGAAAAACTAAAAATATATGAAGATGAAGGTTTTTCTTCATATATTTTAAATGAACAAAATTTTGATTATATAGAAGAACTTCTAAATACAGATTTTTTGTTTATAAATTTCCCACCTTCAAAGTTTGAAAATTATTTATCATTTTTAGAAAAAATTTACTCTTCTAAAAATATATCAAATATAAAAAAAATCATATTTATTAGTTCAACTTCAATTTATCCAAATATAAATGGAGTTTTTACTGAAATTAGTGAAATCAATAATCCAAGTTCTCAAATAGTTTTTGAAGCAGAAAATTTAATAAAAGAAAAAAGTGATATTATTTTTAGAGTTTCAGGTCTTGTTGGTGATAATAGATATTTTGGAAAAAGAAGTGCAAATAAAGAGGTTGAATTTCCATTAACTCCTATTAATTTTGTACATAGAGAAGATGTAATAAAAGCCACAAAATTTGTTTTAGAAAACAATATATCTGGTATTTTCAATCTTTGTTCAAATGAACATCCAACAAAAAAAGAGATTTATAGTTTTAATGCTAAAAAACATGGATTTAAAATGCCAATTTTTAATTCAAATCAAACTTTTTTAAATAGAATTATAGATGGTTCAAAAATAGAAAAATTAGGCTTTGTTTATAAATACAAAAGTCCTTATTTTTAA
- a CDS encoding NUDIX domain-containing protein has protein sequence MTNIIENLEISTLEDTKFIKPLKVTFNLNGKKKTWEAVRSHDSVSILLYHTQKNAILLVKQFRVPVYLNDKSQTFTYELCAGLVDKEKSLEEIAIEEIDEECGYEVNKKDIQKVTSFFTNVGISGAKQHLYFAKIDESMKIHDGGGVNDEQIELYFLPINSIDEFIFDESKAKTPGLIFSLYWFLKNKNELGL, from the coding sequence ATGACAAATATAATAGAAAATTTAGAAATTAGTACATTAGAAGATACAAAATTTATAAAACCTTTAAAAGTTACATTTAATCTAAATGGCAAAAAAAAGACTTGGGAAGCAGTTAGAAGCCATGATAGTGTATCTATACTTTTATATCATACGCAAAAAAATGCTATCTTACTTGTAAAACAGTTTCGTGTTCCTGTTTATTTAAATGATAAATCTCAAACTTTTACTTATGAGTTATGTGCTGGTTTGGTTGATAAAGAAAAATCTCTTGAAGAAATAGCTATAGAAGAAATAGATGAAGAGTGCGGATATGAAGTAAATAAAAAAGATATACAAAAAGTTACCTCTTTTTTTACAAATGTTGGAATTAGTGGAGCAAAACAACACCTTTATTTTGCAAAAATAGATGAAAGTATGAAAATTCATGATGGTGGTGGAGTAAATGATGAACAAATAGAGTTATATTTTCTTCCTATAAATTCAATAGATGAGTTTATTTTTGATGAATCAAAAGCAAAAACTCCAGGACTTATCTTTAGCCTTTACTGGTTTTTAAAAAATAAAAATGAATTAGGTTTATAA
- the rseP gene encoding RIP metalloprotease RseP has protein sequence MGTITFLLVLSFLVFFHELGHFLAAKFFGVKVHTFSIGFGKQIYSKYWKGTTWQIALIPLGGYVKMKGQDDSNPALIEDGEDSYNAKKPWQRIIILFAGPFANFILAAILYFIIALSGANTWAAQVGSVQENSPAFIAGIKANDEIIRINDIDVKSWEEIGKVITTTQGALQFFIKRDNQVLIKTINPEISDSQNMFRENVKKRMIGISPNGKVITLDLSFSQSLVFAYEKTIFASTVIFQGVQKLISGIVPTSEIGGVISIGKVISDASESSIIALLTITALISVNLGVLNLLPIPALDGGHIMFNLYEMIVRKKPSDRVFVFLTIMGWMILGSLMLLGIYNDINRIFLNN, from the coding sequence TTGGGTACTATTACTTTTTTATTAGTTTTATCATTTTTAGTATTTTTTCATGAACTTGGTCACTTTTTAGCTGCTAAGTTTTTTGGTGTAAAAGTGCATACATTTTCTATTGGGTTTGGAAAACAAATCTATTCAAAATATTGGAAAGGTACAACTTGGCAGATTGCTCTAATTCCACTTGGTGGATATGTAAAAATGAAAGGACAAGATGACTCAAATCCAGCTTTAATTGAAGATGGAGAGGATTCATATAATGCAAAAAAACCTTGGCAAAGAATTATAATTTTATTTGCAGGTCCATTTGCTAACTTTATTCTTGCTGCAATTTTGTACTTTATAATAGCTCTATCAGGAGCAAATACTTGGGCTGCACAAGTTGGTAGTGTTCAAGAAAATTCTCCTGCATTTATTGCTGGTATAAAAGCTAATGATGAAATTATTAGAATAAATGACATAGATGTAAAATCTTGGGAAGAAATAGGTAAAGTTATTACAACAACACAAGGTGCTTTACAATTTTTTATAAAAAGAGATAATCAAGTTCTAATAAAAACTATAAATCCAGAGATTTCAGATAGTCAAAATATGTTTAGAGAAAATGTCAAAAAAAGAATGATTGGAATTAGCCCAAATGGAAAAGTTATAACTTTAGATTTATCTTTTTCTCAATCTTTAGTTTTTGCTTATGAAAAAACTATCTTTGCTTCAACTGTAATTTTTCAAGGTGTTCAAAAACTAATTTCAGGAATAGTTCCTACAAGTGAAATAGGTGGTGTTATTAGCATAGGAAAAGTCATTTCAGATGCAAGTGAAAGTTCTATCATCGCACTACTTACAATTACAGCTTTAATTTCAGTAAATCTTGGTGTTTTAAATCTTCTTCCTATACCTGCACTTGATGGTGGACATATTATGTTTAACTTATATGAAATGATAGTAAGAAAAAAACCAAGTGATAGAGTATTTGTATTTTTGACTATAATGGGATGGATGATTTTGGGAAGTTTGATGCTTCTTGGAATTTATAATGATATTAATAGAATATTCTTAAATAATTAA
- a CDS encoding phospholipase A yields the protein MKKLLFLALCSFGFAVEVDNIYEEAQALENQGKYKEAMILYKKIANLKVSKEDKYVNDLNEKQNLEFESFTTLKRDFYQKEIDKTEDKNTNKNIEQLVTKEFDIHPYKKNYLLPATYTFNNIEDRENIETTFQVSFEKPIYHNLFGFDETISAAYTQKSFWQVAKSSAPFRETNYEPELFVQIPYDKESSLKAYKISAMHSSNGKDGEESRSLNRLYLEGYFQFSDIFVIPRVWYRIPESKDKDDNPDFEDYYGYGDLTLLYAYKQHTFELLLRDNLKFNENNKGAVEFTWTFPLPEFLHAKNVYGMFQYFYGYGNSLIDYDREINNVGLGIALSR from the coding sequence ATGAAAAAACTCCTGTTTTTAGCTCTTTGTTCTTTTGGTTTTGCAGTTGAAGTGGATAATATTTATGAAGAAGCACAAGCTTTAGAAAATCAAGGAAAATATAAAGAAGCTATGATTTTATATAAAAAGATAGCTAATTTAAAAGTTTCAAAAGAAGATAAATACGTAAATGATTTAAATGAAAAACAAAACTTAGAATTTGAAAGTTTTACAACTTTAAAAAGAGATTTTTACCAAAAAGAGATTGATAAAACAGAAGATAAAAATACAAATAAAAATATTGAGCAACTTGTTACAAAAGAGTTTGATATTCACCCATATAAAAAGAATTATTTACTGCCAGCAACTTATACTTTTAATAACATAGAAGATAGAGAAAATATAGAAACAACTTTTCAAGTAAGCTTTGAAAAACCAATTTATCATAATTTGTTTGGTTTTGATGAGACAATAAGTGCAGCTTATACTCAAAAATCTTTTTGGCAAGTAGCAAAAAGTTCTGCTCCTTTTAGAGAAACAAACTATGAACCAGAACTTTTTGTTCAAATTCCTTATGATAAAGAGAGTTCTTTAAAAGCTTATAAAATATCTGCTATGCACTCTTCAAATGGAAAAGATGGTGAAGAATCTCGTTCTTTAAATAGATTATATTTAGAAGGATATTTCCAATTTTCAGATATTTTTGTAATTCCTAGAGTTTGGTATAGAATTCCTGAAAGTAAAGATAAAGACGATAATCCAGATTTTGAAGATTATTATGGATATGGTGATTTAACTTTACTTTATGCATATAAACAACACACTTTTGAACTGCTTTTAAGAGATAATCTAAAATTCAATGAAAATAATAAAGGTGCAGTTGAATTTACTTGGACTTTTCCTCTTCCAGAGTTTTTACATGCTAAAAATGTTTATGGGATGTTTCAATATTTTTATGGATATGGAAATAGTTTAATTGATTATGATAGAGAAATAAATAATGTAGGATTGGGAATAGCTTTATCAAGATAA
- a CDS encoding phosphoribosyltransferase, with translation MEKLYYSYEIFKDDTQTLVNKCRDFNPEVLLAVARGGLTLSHLMAQALDIRNLFSINCVSYDKDKQISAPNIFNIPDLTDAKNVLIIDDIVDSGKTMKEIIKILKEKFPKVEFKLATIFYKKTAVIKPDYYVKNADVWIDFFWEVDVK, from the coding sequence TTGGAAAAATTATATTATAGTTATGAAATATTTAAAGATGATACACAAACTTTAGTGAACAAATGTAGAGATTTTAACCCAGAAGTTTTATTGGCAGTTGCAAGAGGAGGATTAACACTTTCTCACTTAATGGCTCAAGCTTTAGATATTAGAAATTTATTTAGTATAAATTGTGTCTCTTATGACAAAGATAAACAAATATCAGCTCCAAATATTTTTAATATACCAGATTTAACAGATGCAAAAAATGTTTTAATAATTGATGATATAGTGGATTCTGGGAAAACTATGAAAGAAATAATAAAAATATTAAAAGAAAAGTTTCCAAAAGTAGAATTTAAACTTGCAACAATTTTTTATAAAAAAACAGCTGTTATAAAACCTGATTATTATGTAAAAAATGCAGATGTTTGGATTGATTTTTTTTGGGAAGTTGATGTTAAATAA
- a CDS encoding YggS family pyridoxal phosphate-dependent enzyme produces MDKKTATKNLDNLITKVEGARLKISEHHIVKIIGISKYSTTQDIKTLYEAGQRAFGENKVQDLKQKSEELNELPIEWHFVGTLQKNKINNLIDLNPTLIHSLDSLDLAQELNKKLEAKNKKLSCLLQINSANEDTKSGVEAKDAIKIYKEILETCPNIILKGVMCIGANSTDIKLIKESFKITKNIFDELVPFGAKYCSMGMSSDFELAIACGSNMIRVGSTLFKE; encoded by the coding sequence ATGGATAAAAAAACAGCAACAAAAAATCTAGATAATCTGATAACAAAAGTTGAAGGTGCAAGATTAAAAATTTCAGAACATCATATTGTAAAAATCATTGGTATCTCAAAATACTCTACAACACAAGATATAAAAACTCTTTATGAAGCAGGTCAAAGAGCTTTTGGAGAAAACAAAGTTCAAGATTTAAAACAAAAAAGTGAAGAATTGAATGAACTTCCTATTGAATGGCATTTTGTAGGAACTTTACAAAAAAATAAAATCAATAATCTAATAGATTTAAATCCAACATTAATACACTCTTTAGACTCTTTAGATTTAGCGCAAGAATTAAATAAAAAGTTAGAAGCTAAAAACAAAAAACTATCTTGTTTACTTCAAATAAACTCTGCAAATGAAGATACAAAATCTGGAGTTGAAGCAAAAGATGCTATAAAAATTTATAAAGAGATTTTAGAAACTTGTCCAAATATCATACTAAAAGGTGTTATGTGTATTGGAGCAAATTCAACTGATATAAAACTGATAAAAGAGTCATTTAAAATTACAAAAAATATTTTTGATGAATTAGTTCCTTTTGGAGCAAAATATTGTTCTATGGGAATGAGTAGTGATTTTGAATTAGCAATTGCATGTGGTTCAAATATGATTAGAGTTGGCTCTACTTTATTTAAAGAGTAA
- a CDS encoding 2-oxoglutarate ferredoxin oxidoreductase subunit beta, translated as MAFNYDEYLRTDKMPTLWCWGCGDGVILKAVIRAIEKMGWNMDDVCVVSGIGCSGRFSSYINCNTVHTTHGRTLAYATGIKLANPDKKVIVVGGDGDGLAIGGNHTIHASRRNIDLTYIVINNFIYGLTNSQTSPTTPQGMWTVTMSRGNIDPTFDACKLVEAAGASFVARETMIDPKKLEKSLVKAFEHKGFSFVEVFSNCHINLGRKNKMATAMANLEWIDEISISKTKFDMLDESEKIGKFPTGVLKQDTEAMEYCEAYEKVKEAHKNKTMVEL; from the coding sequence ATGGCTTTTAACTATGATGAATATTTAAGAACTGATAAAATGCCAACTTTATGGTGTTGGGGTTGTGGTGATGGAGTTATTTTAAAAGCTGTAATTAGAGCTATTGAAAAAATGGGTTGGAATATGGATGATGTTTGTGTTGTTTCTGGAATTGGATGTTCTGGAAGATTTTCTTCATACATAAATTGTAATACTGTTCATACAACTCATGGAAGAACATTAGCTTATGCAACAGGAATAAAATTAGCAAACCCTGATAAAAAAGTAATTGTTGTTGGTGGAGATGGAGATGGACTTGCTATTGGAGGAAACCATACAATTCATGCAAGTAGAAGAAATATTGATTTGACATATATAGTTATAAATAATTTTATTTATGGATTAACAAATTCTCAAACAAGCCCAACAACTCCACAAGGAATGTGGACAGTTACTATGAGTAGAGGAAATATAGATCCTACATTTGATGCTTGTAAACTTGTTGAAGCAGCAGGTGCTTCATTTGTTGCAAGAGAAACTATGATTGATCCAAAAAAATTAGAAAAATCATTAGTAAAAGCTTTTGAACATAAAGGTTTTTCTTTTGTTGAAGTATTCTCAAATTGTCACATCAATTTAGGAAGAAAAAATAAAATGGCTACAGCTATGGCTAATTTAGAGTGGATTGATGAAATCTCTATTTCAAAAACTAAATTTGATATGCTTGATGAAAGTGAAAAAATTGGTAAATTCCCAACAGGAGTTTTAAAACAAGATACAGAAGCTATGGAATATTGTGAAGCTTATGAAAAAGTAAAAGAAGCACATAAAAACAAAACTATGGTTGAGTTATAA
- a CDS encoding phosphoribosylanthranilate isomerase produces the protein MRIKICGITNLSDAINAINAGADALGFVFYKKSPRYIEPLKAKEIVEEIAPFVQTVGLFVNESLEFINETCKNSKMQLAQIIDDENTLDYSKLTVKYIKVLRVKEKKDLQNLENQYYLIDAFVDAFGGAGKRVALEFFKDLDCSKFILAGGLDAQNLKELNGFGFYGVDVSSAVEIEKGKKDKQKMIDFVKEANEIS, from the coding sequence ATGAGAATAAAAATTTGTGGAATTACAAATCTAAGTGATGCAATAAATGCAATAAATGCTGGTGCAGATGCATTAGGATTTGTATTTTATAAAAAATCTCCAAGATATATAGAACCTTTAAAAGCAAAAGAAATAGTAGAAGAAATTGCTCCATTTGTGCAAACAGTTGGTCTTTTTGTAAATGAAAGCCTTGAATTTATAAATGAAACTTGTAAAAACTCTAAAATGCAGTTGGCTCAAATAATAGATGATGAAAATACTTTAGATTATTCAAAACTAACAGTAAAATATATAAAAGTTTTAAGAGTAAAAGAGAAAAAAGATTTACAAAATTTAGAAAATCAATACTATTTAATTGATGCTTTTGTTGATGCTTTTGGAGGAGCAGGAAAAAGAGTTGCTTTAGAATTTTTCAAAGACTTAGATTGTTCTAAATTTATTCTTGCTGGTGGATTAGATGCTCAAAATTTAAAAGAACTTAATGGTTTTGGTTTTTATGGCGTAGATGTAAGTAGTGCAGTAGAGATTGAAAAAGGGAAAAAAGATAAACAAAAAATGATTGATTTTGTAAAAGAAGCAAATGAAATCTCTTAA
- a CDS encoding YajQ family cyclic di-GMP-binding protein, with product MAVKEHQFDISAKLDMQEMKNAVIQAQKEIDNRYDFKGITKDIDLNIGAKTLVLISTSDNKVDAMLDILISKMNKRGISINSLEEIRKEDSSGANRKYSYKIVDSIEKDEAKKIQTEIKSLKLKVTAVNQGDEIRVTGKNIDDLQAVMKHLKSLDFKAPLVFDNFR from the coding sequence GTGGCAGTAAAAGAACACCAATTTGATATTTCAGCAAAACTAGATATGCAAGAGATGAAAAATGCAGTAATTCAAGCTCAAAAAGAGATAGATAATAGATATGATTTCAAGGGAATTACAAAAGATATTGACTTAAATATTGGAGCTAAAACTTTAGTTTTAATCTCAACTAGTGATAATAAAGTAGATGCAATGTTAGATATCTTAATTTCAAAAATGAATAAAAGAGGAATTTCTATAAACTCTCTTGAAGAGATAAGAAAAGAAGATTCAAGTGGAGCGAATAGAAAATATAGTTATAAAATAGTTGATAGTATAGAAAAAGATGAAGCAAAAAAAATTCAAACAGAAATTAAAAGCTTAAAACTAAAAGTAACAGCGGTGAATCAAGGTGATGAAATAAGAGTTACTGGAAAAAACATAGATGATTTACAAGCTGTAATGAAACACTTAAAAAGCTTAGATTTTAAAGCACCTTTAGTTTTTGATAACTTTAGATAG
- a CDS encoding DUF423 domain-containing protein, which yields MTINKQAKLFLAICAFMMALAIALGAFGAHGLKSVLDEQMLKVYNTGVQYHFYNTLGLFAATFIYILTSKKKIFISMILILIGMSIFSFSLYLLTILNMPILGAITPIGGTLLIIAWLILVYGILKD from the coding sequence ATGACAATAAATAAACAAGCAAAACTATTTTTAGCAATTTGTGCTTTTATGATGGCTTTAGCTATAGCTTTAGGTGCTTTTGGAGCTCATGGATTAAAATCAGTTTTAGATGAGCAAATGTTAAAAGTTTATAATACAGGTGTTCAATACCATTTTTATAACACTTTAGGACTTTTTGCAGCAACATTTATTTATATATTAACTTCAAAGAAAAAAATATTTATATCGATGATTTTAATTTTAATTGGAATGAGTATTTTTTCTTTTTCTTTATACTTATTAACTATTTTAAACATGCCAATTTTAGGAGCAATTACACCAATTGGTGGAACACTTTTAATTATTGCTTGGTTAATTTTAGTTTATGGTATTTTAAAAGATTAA